A genomic stretch from Gorilla gorilla gorilla isolate KB3781 chromosome 20, NHGRI_mGorGor1-v2.1_pri, whole genome shotgun sequence includes:
- the OR7G1 gene encoding LOW QUALITY PROTEIN: olfactory receptor 7G1 (The sequence of the model RefSeq protein was modified relative to this genomic sequence to represent the inferred CDS: substituted 1 base at 1 genomic stop codon) has translation MGPRNQTAVSEFLLMKVTEDPELKLIPFSLFLSMYLVTILGNLLILLAVISDSHLHTPMYFLLFNLSFTDICLTTTTVPKILANIQAQNQSITYTGCLTQICLVLVFAGLESCFLAVMAYDRYVAICHPLRYTVLMNVHFCGLLILLSVFMSTMDALVQSLMALQLSFCKNIEIPLFFCEVVQVIKLACSDTLINNILIYFASSIFGAIPLSGIIFPYSQIVTSVLRMPSARGKYKAFSTCGCHLSVFSLFYGTAFGVYISSAVAESSXITAVASMMYTVVPQMMNPFIYSLRNKEMKKALRKLIGRLFPF, from the coding sequence ATGGGACCCAGAAACCAAACAGCTGTTTCAGAATTTCTTCTCATGAAAGTGACAGAGGACCCAGAACTGAAGTTAATCCCTTTCAGCCTGTTCCTGTCCATGTACCTGGTCACCATCCTGGGGAACCTGCTCATCCTCCTGGCTGTCATCTCTgactcccacctccacacccccatgtacttcCTTCTCTTTAATCTCTCCTTTACTGACATCTGTTTAACCACAACCACAGTCCCAAAGATCCTAGCGAACATCCAAGCTCAGAATCAGAGTATCACTTACACAGGCTGCCTCACCCAGATCTGTCTTGTCTTGGTTTTTGCTGGCTTGGAAAGTTGCTTTCTTGCAGTCATGGCCTACGACCGCTATGTGGCCATTTGCCACCCACTGAGGTACACAGTCCTCATGAACGTCCATTTCTGCGGCTTGCTGATTCTTCTCTCCGTGTTCATGAGCACTATGGATGCCCTGGTTCAGAGTCTGATGGCATTGCAGCTGTCCTTCTGCAAAAACATTGAAATCCCTTTGTTCTTCTGTGAAGTCGTTCAGGTCATCAAGCTCGCCTGTTCTGACACCCTCATCAACAACATCCTCATATATTTTGCAAGTAGCATATTTGGTGCAATTCCTCTCTCTGGAATAATTTTCCCTTATTCTCAAATAGTCACCTCTGTTCTGAGAATGCCATCAGCAAGAGGAAAGTATAAAGCGTTTTCCACCTGTGGCTGTCACCTCTCTGTTTTTTCCTTGTTCTATGGGACAGCTTTTGGGGTGTACATTAGTTCTGCTGTTGCTGAGTCTTCCTGAATTACTGCTGTGGCTTCAATGATGTACACTGTGGTCCCTCAAATGATGAACCCCTTCATCTACAGCCTGAGAAATAAGGAGATGAAGAAAGCCTTGAGGAAACTTATTGGTAGGCTATTTCCTTTTTAG
- the OR7G3 gene encoding olfactory receptor 7G3, producing the protein MKAGNFSDTPEFFLLGLSGDPELQPILFMLFLSMYLATMLGNLLIILAVNSDSHLHTPMYFFLSILSLVDICFTSTMMPKMLVNIQAQTQSISYTGCLTQICSVLVFVGLENGILVMMAYDRFVAISHPLRYNVIMNPKLCGLLLLLSFIISVLDALLHTLMVLRLTFCIDLEIPHFFCELAHILKLACSDVLINNILVYLVTSLLGVVPLSGIIFSYTRIVSSVMKIPSAGGKYKAFSICGSHLIVISLFYGTGFGVYLSSGATHSSRKGAIASVMYTVVTPMLNPFIYSLRNKDMLKALRKLISRIPSFR; encoded by the coding sequence ATGAAAGCAGGAAACTTCTCAGACACTCCAGAATTCTTTCTCTTGGGATTGTCAGGGGATCCGGAGCTGCAGCCCATCCTCTTCATGCTGTTCCTGTCCATGTACCTGGCCACAATGCTGGGGAACCTGCTCATCATCCTGGCCGTCAACTCTgactcccacctccacacccccatgtacttcttcctctCCATCCTGTCCTTGGTCGACATCTGTTTCACCTCCACCATGATGCCCAAGATGCTGGTGAACATCCAGGCGCAGACTCAATCCATCAGTTACACAGGCTGCCTCacccaaatctgctctgtcctgGTTTTTGTTGGATTGGAAAATGGAATTCTGGTCATGATGGCCTATGATCGATTTGTGGCCATCAGTCACCCACTGAGGTACAATGTCATCATGAACCCCAAACTCTGTgggctgctgcttctgctgtCCTTCATCATTAGTGTCCTGGACGCTCTGCTGCACACGTTGATGGTGCTACGGCTGACCTTCTGCATAGACCTGGAAATTCCCCACTTTTTCTGTGAACTAGCTCATATTCTCAAGCTCGCCTGTTCTGATGTCCTCATCAATAACATCCTGGTGTATTTGGTGACCAGCCTGTTAGGTGTTGTTCCTCTCTCTGGGATCATTTTCTCTTACACACGAATTGTCTCCTCTGTCATGAAAATTCCATCAGCTGGTGGAAAGTATAAGGCTTTTTCCATCTGTGGGTCACATTTAATCGTCATTTCCTTGTTCTATGGAACAGGGTTTGGGGTGTACCTTAGTTCTGGGGCTACCCACTCCTCCAGGAAGGGTGCAATAGCATCAGTGATGTATACCGTGGTCACCCCCATGCTGAACCCATTCATTTACAGCCTGAGAAACAAGGACATGTTGAAGGCTTTGAGGAAACTAATATCTAGGATACCATCTTTCCGTTGA